One region of Anas acuta chromosome Z, bAnaAcu1.1, whole genome shotgun sequence genomic DNA includes:
- the SSBP2 gene encoding single-stranded DNA-binding protein 2 isoform X4 produces the protein MPVGPVPPGFFQPFMSPRYPGGPRPPLRIPNQALGGVPGSQPLLPSGMDPTRQQGHPNMGGPMQRMTPPRGMVPLGPQNYGGAMRPPLNALGGPGMPGMNMGPGGGRPWPNPTNANSIPYSSASPGNYVGPPGGGGPPGTPIMPSPADSTNSGDNMYTLMNAVPPGPNRPNFPMGPGSDGPMSGLGGMDSHHMNGSLGSGDMDSISKNSPSNMSMSNQPGTPRDDGEMGGNFLNPFQSESYSPSMTMSV, from the exons cctTTCATGTCCCCTCGGTACCCCGGAGGTCCAAGACCACCCTTAAGAATACCCAATCAG GCACTTGGAGGTGTCCCAGGAAGTCAGCCATTATTGCCTAGCGGGATGGACCCAACACGGCAGCAAG GGCATCCTAACATGGGTGGGCCAATGCAGAGAATGACTCCTCCAAGAGGAATGGTTCCTTTAGGACCACAG AACTATGGAGGTGCAATGAGACCCCCACTGAATGCTTTAGGTGGCCCGGGGATGCCTGGAATGAACAT GGGCCCTGGGGGTGGTAGACCTTGGCCAAACCCAACCAATGCCAATTCt ATACCTTATTCTTCAGCATCTCCTGGGAACTATGTA GGTCCCCCAGGTGGTGGAGGGCCACCAGGAACACCTATCATGCCTAGTCCAGCAG ATTCAACCAACTCTGGAGACAACATGTACACTTTAATGAATGCAGTACCACCTGGACCCAACAGACCTAAT TTTCCAATGGGGCCAGGGTCAGATGGACCTATGAGTGGACTGGGTGGAATGGATTCACATCATATGAATGGATCATTAG gCTCAGGAGACATGGACAGTATTTCCAAA AACTCTCCCAGTAATATGAGCATGAGTAATCAGCCTGGCACTCCCAGAGATGACGGTGAGATGGGTGGAAACTTCCTAAACCCTTTTCAGAGTGAGAGT TACTCCCCTAGCATGACAATGAGTGTGTGA